One part of the Dioscorea cayenensis subsp. rotundata cultivar TDr96_F1 chromosome 2, TDr96_F1_v2_PseudoChromosome.rev07_lg8_w22 25.fasta, whole genome shotgun sequence genome encodes these proteins:
- the LOC120272744 gene encoding uncharacterized protein LOC120272744, with translation MQPLSESTSSSLCPQLSSSSQGGCTIVSNARRANDSEITTIGHRYEDARHFKDALSDFAIRCNFNYRFIKNDKERVTVVCAAEGCQWHIHASQEGNLATFRIKTSHDVHSCGGGISSASHPKASKKWVSRKVIQKLRDHGVRLPYKQAWRGKELARGILHGCDKASYDLLLWYASKVTETNPDSIVLIEKDGERFRLGFFCFQASLDGFRMGCRPMLFLDGTHLLGRYGGILLGATGKDGNEGFFQLAFAIVDNETDDNWTWFILKLGDALYGDDEYHDIITFISDRSKGLVNGVSKVFPSATHGYCLCHLQANFLKSNSQLGKILKDECWRLIANVAYACTSTEFDAATNELQQMSSEAHSSLLHKLDVSHWSNYLFIGRRWGEMYSNVAEWFNSWIREARHLPICNIVDSIRFKMMNMMCDRREHCQTWDTYLYPTIHKKIEDVVEESRALVIGRSDGEHFEVIDNQMCTASLKDTTLSTYFRRLMPIRFSLFQIMINHGMTTACSNFGHPLPRKGQAGRDVEGLSHKHLAYENYDAADGNKLAIIGLLVTRLSQTEFWAFMYFA, from the exons ATGCAACCATTATCTGAAAGCACTTCATCGAGTCTATGCCCACAATTGTCATCAAGTTCACAAGGGGGGTGTACAATAGTATCGAATGCTCGACGAGCCAATGACTCCGAAATAACTACAATCGGTCACCGTTATGAGGATGCGAGACACTTCAAGGATGCTTTGTCTGACTTTGCCATCAGGTGCAATTTCAACTATAGGTTCATAAAAAACGATAAAGAGAGAGTCACCGTGGTTTGTGCCGCTGAGGGATGTCAATGGCATATCCATGCCTCCCAGGAAGGTAACCTTGCCACTTTCAGAATCAAAACATCGCATGATGTACATTCATGTGGTGGTGGTATTAGTTCAGCATCACACCCGAAAGcttccaaaaaatgggttagcagGAAAGTAATTCAAAAACTCCGTGACCATGGCGTTCGGCTACCATACAAACAAGCTTGGAGGGGTAAAGAATTAGCTCGAGGTATTCTACACGGATGTGATAAAGCTAGCTATGATCTGTTGTTGTGGTACGCAAGTAAGGTAACTGAAACCAATCCCGACAGCATCGTTCTAATTGAGAAAGATGGTGAGCGGTTTAGACTGGGATTTTTTTGCTTCCAAGCTTCCCTGGATGGTTTTAGGATGGGATGTAGGCCCATGTTATTTCTTGACGGTACTCATTTATTGGGGAGATACGGCGGTATTCTATTAGGAGCGACCGGGAAAGATGGTAATGAGGGGTTCTTTCAACTAGCATTTGCCATCGTGGACAATGAGACAGATGATAATTGGACATGGTTCATATTAAAATTGGGTGATGCACTCTATGGCGATGACGAATACCATGATATTATTACATTCATTTCAGAtcggtccaagggccttgtcaATGGTGTTTCCAAGGTGTTTCCATCTGCCACACATGGTTATTGCTTATGCCATCTTCAGGCTAACTTCCTTAAATCAAATAGCCAGTTAgggaaaatattaaaagatgAGTGCTGGAGGTTGATAGCCAATGTCGCATACGCATGTACATCGACAGAATTCGACGCTGCCACAAATGAATTGCAACAAATGTCATCAGAAGCACATAGTTCGCTGCTTCACAAGTTAGATGTATCACATTGGTCCAACTACTTGTTCATAGGTCGACGATGGGGAGAGATGTACTCAAATGTTGCTGAGTGGTTCAACTCCTGGATTAGGGAAGCACGTCACTTGCCAATATGTAACATAGTGGATTCTATCAG gttcaagatgatgaacatgatgtgCGATCGACGTGAACATTGCCAGACGTGGGACACTTACCTTTACCCCACTATCCATAAGAAGATTGAGGACGTAGTTGAGGAGAGCAGGGCTTTGGTCATAGGTCGCTCGGATGGGGAACATTTTGAAGTGATTGATAACCAAATGTGCACCGCTTCATTGAAAGATACGACACTGTCAACTTATTTCAGAAGGCTTATGCCAATCAGATTTTCCCTATTCCAGATTATGATAAACCATGGGATGACAACTGCGTGCTCCAACTTCGGCCACCCATTGCCAAGAAAAGGCCAGGCAGGCCGAGACGTCGAAGGATTGAGTCACAAGCATTTGGCGTACGAGAATTACGATGCAGCCGATGGCAACAAGTTGGCCATAATAGGGCTACTTGTAACGAGGTTATCGCAGACTGAATTTTGGGCTTTTATGTATTTTGCTTGA
- the LOC120277616 gene encoding disease resistance protein At4g27190-like, with product MNLEVGKIGVYGMGGVGKTTIMTQVYNQLRTMDDFEIVIWVTVSSSFNEKELQNRIAEGLDCQLSSSADLMSRAQVLHEAFRRRRNFVIILDDIWERVSLQNVGIPEPDGSNRSKVVWTTRSMNVCNSMESEKEIKVGGLTDEEAWSLFKEKVGAEDVIMSTEILPIAKQVAKECGGLPLALITVGRALRKTYQPSVWRNALQQLKTSRADQIHGMGEEVFGSLKFSYNWLSSDKIHACFLYCALYPEDYIILVDELIEYWRAEGLIDEEGSIQTEKDKGHAYLQELKDACMIENIEENNKYVRMHDLIRDLAINITRDNPKQPLFMVKAGLGLMELPKEEEWVESLQRVSLMRNDIKAFRGQPNCPRLSTLLLHHKPSLIPSGITFSDTFFKHMHGLKVLNLSNTGIKSLPDSISLLVNLQTLILTSCSELECLPSLAKLQKLRLLALGGLESLKELPHGLENLVKLRHLDISNGGWGGFRSKALLKMPCLEILYMHKGLLGFGGYVVDNSTVDQEIISLKKLTRFSADFNDVLTFNSYISRANEFDLLKIFDRLLFTVSYIYDGHNVENESMDKVMLPSATNYLEIAGRNFVQLSDFFGFDELRRLIYCRIQKCKKMLWIGGDGEIVLPSLKRLHLTELHSFKGLCKEKAHEKTFKNLTHLMIEYCHKLKYLIPIDLLVNNLQNLEMISIVGCHEMEDIISGEASADMTALPKLKMLSLRCLPSLSSICQGKLVCDLLSDIDLIHCPKLKRLPFLISNKTIVSAKITGSQEWWEALAWEGPQLKEHLQPFFDESDEMDEYARRLRNIIPTMEQMFKIARLNFQDEKDEKDFLSSSIFYLERCFGIYSY from the exons ATGAATCTTGAGGTTGGTAAAATTGGTGTGTATGGTATGGGCGGTGTCGGGAAGACAACAATCATGACGCAGGTTTACAATCAGTTAAGAACAATGGATGATTTTGAAATCGTCATCTGGGTGACTGTTTCAAGTTCTTTCAATGAGAAGGAGCTTCAAAATAGAATTGCAGAAGGGTTAGATTGTCAACTCTCTTCATCTGCAGATTTAATGAGCAGAGCACAGGTATTACATGAAGCTTTTAGAAGGAGGAGGAACTTTGTCATCATCTTAGATGATATTTGGGAAAGAGTTTCTCTACAAAATGTGGGTATTCCTGAGCCTGATGGAAGTAATAGGTCCAAAGTTGTGTGGACCACTCGTTCGATGAATGTTTGTAATAGCATGGAGAgcgaaaaagaaattaaagtaGGGGGTCTTACTGATGAAGAAGCTTGGAGTTTGTTTAAGGAAAAAGTTGGTGCTGAGGATGTTATTATGTCTACTGAAATTCTTCCAATTGCAAAGCAGGTAGCAAAGGAATGTGGAGGGCTGCCACTGGCCCTAATCACTGTTGGTCGTGCTTTGAGGAAAACATATCAACCGTCAGTCTGGAGGAATGCATTGCAACAACTCAAGACATCAAGAGCAGATCAGATACATGGTATGGGTGAAGAAGTGTTTGGGAGTCTTAAATTCAGTTACAACTGGTTGAGCAGTGACAAAATTCATGCATGTTTCTTGTATTGTGCTCTATATCCAGAGGACTATATAATACTagttgatgagttaattgaatACTGGAGGGCTGAGGGATTGATCGATGAAGAGGGGAGTATACAGACTGAGAAAGACAAAGGGCATGCTTATCTCCAGGAACTCAAAGATGCATGTATGATAGAgaatattgaagaaaataataaatatgtgagGATGCATGACTTGATCCGTGATCTAGCAATTAACATCACAAGGGACAACCCGAAACAGCCTCTCTTCATGGTAAAAGCTGGGTTAGGCTTGATGGAATTACCTAAGGAGGAAGAATGGGTTGAAAGTCTACAAAGAGTCTCGTTGATGAGAAATGATATCAAAGCATTTAGAGGCCAACCAAATTGTCCCCGACTATCTACTTTGCTGCTACATCATAAGCCTAGTTTAATACCCTCTGGGATCACCTTTTCTGACACATTCTTCAAGCATATGCACGGCCTTAAAGTCCTTAACCTCTCTAATACTGGAATAAAATCACTTCCAGATTCGATTTCTCTCTTAGTGAAtcttcaaaccctaatcttgacAAGTTGTAGTGAGCTCGAGTGTTTGCCTTCACTAGCTAAGCTCCAGAAACTAAGACTGTTAGCACTAGGAGGGCTAGAATCCCTGAAAGAATTACCCCATGGGCTTGAAAACTTGGTAAAACTTAGACATCTAGATATTTCCAACGGAGGATGGGGAGGTTTTCGATCTAAAGCACTTTTAAAAATGCCTTGCCTTGAAATTCTTTACATGCACAAAGGCTTATTGGGATTTGGTGGTTATGTTGTAGATAATTCAACAGTTGATCAGGAAATCATAAGCCTAAAGAAGTTGACCAGATTTTCAGCTGATTTCAATGATGTGTTGACCTTCAATAGCTACATTAGCAGGGCTAATGAATTTGATctcttgaaaatttttgatCGTCTTCTATTTACAGTAAGTTATATATATGATGGACATAATGTCGAAAATGAGAGCATGGACAAAGTTATGTTGCCTAGTGCTACAAACTATTTGGAAATTGCTGGACGTAATTTCGTCCAATTGTCAGACTTTTTTGGGTTTGATGAATTAAGACGGTTGATATACTGTAGAAtccaaaaatgtaaaaaaatgttGTGGATTGGAGGGGATGGAGAAATTGTGCTTCCTAGTTTAAAAAGGCTTCATTTGACAGAACTCCACAGTTTTAAGGGCTTGTGCAAAGAAAAAGCCCATGAGAAAACCTTCAAGAACTTGACACACCTCATGATTGAATATTGTCACAAGTTAAAGTATTTGATACCAATTGATTTGCTTGTGAACAACCTTCAAAATCTTGAAATGATATCAATAGTGGGGTGCCATGAGATGGAGGATATAATTTCAGGTGAAGCTAGTGCAGATATGACTGCCCTTCCAAAATTAAAGATGTTAAGTTTGCGGTGCTTGCCAAGCTTATCAAGTATTTGCCAAGGGAAATTGGTTTGTGATTTACTCTCGGATATTGACCtaatacattgtcccaaattGAAGAGGCTCCCTTTCTTGATAAGCAACAAGACAATTGTTTCTGCAAAGATCACAGGGAGCCAAGAATGGTGGGAAGCATTGGCTTGGGAAGGTCCACAGTTGAAAGAACATCTTCAACCTTTCTTTGATGAGAGTGACGAGATGGATGAGTATGCTAGAAGGCTCAG GAATATAATTCCAACCATGGAACAAATGTTCAAG ATTGCAAGGCTTAATTTTCAAGATGAGAAAGATGAGAAAGATTTCTTATCAAGCAGCATCTTTTATTTGGAACGATGTTTTGGAATTTATTCATATTAG